A region of the Candidatus Binataceae bacterium genome:
ATAATCAGATCGAGCATGGGCAGCTCCTTTTGGGACTTTGCGCAAAGCGATTGGTGAGACGGTCGGGGTGCATGCGAATCGTCATGCCCTCATTTTAATTCAATTCAATGCGGGCGTTGTCATCGAGATGAAATACACCTTACGACGATCGGTTTGCCACCCGCGAATTCTTATTTCTCAGATTCAGCAGCCTAATCCGCTTTGACAAAAACTTCAATCGGCATTAGCGTGTTCCGCGGACGACCCACGATCGTAATCGGAGGCGCAGAGTATGGAACTCCGACCATTCGGTAGGACCGGCATCCAGATTTCAGCCATCGGCTTCGGATGCTGGGAAATCGGCGGCGGCTACGGAAGTATCGAGGAGACCGAGTTCATCAAGGCGGTGAATCGCGCTCTCGACCTCGGCATGAACTGTTTCGACACCGCGGAGGCTTATGGCTTCGGCGCGTCGGAGACTTCGCTTGCGAAGGCGCTCGGCTCGCGGCGCAAGGAAGCGGTGATCACGACCAAGTTCGGCGTCGGCTATCCCGATAAGCCGAACTATCGCGACAGCTCCCGCCAGCGCGTCATGGAATCGATCGAGAAGAGCCTCAAGGCGCTCAACACCGATCACGTCGACGTTTACCTGATTCACTGGCCCGACCGCGTGACATCGTTCGAGGAACCGATGCGCGCGCTCGAGGACCTCGTGAAGCAGGGCAAGGCGCGTGCGGTTGGCCTGTCGAACTTCAAGCTGAGCGAGATCGAGGCCTGCATGAAAGTGCGGCGCGTCGATGTCGTCCAGTACTGCTGGAACATGTTCGATCGCCGGATGCAGAAGGAGATCTTCCCATATTGCCGCGAGAATGGAATCGGCGTGATGGCCTACGGCTCGCTCGCCTACGGAATGCTCACCGGCACGCTCACGGAGGAATCCGCGTTCGACAAGGGCGACTGGCGCTCGCGTCGCGGCCAGCTTGGTAATCTCAACTTGTTTCAGCATCTGTTCGGCCCCGAGCATTTCCTGAAGAACCTGCGCTCAGTCGAGGACCTGAAGCCGATCGCAAAGCGCTACAACAAGACGCTGCCGCAGCTCGCGCTGCGCTGGACGCTTTCGAATCCCGTGATCAGCACGGCACTCGTCGGATGCCGCAATCCGCGCGAGGTCGATGACAACGTCGGCGCGCTCGGCTGGACGATCTCGGACGCTGACATGAAGGAGATCGATGCGATCTTCGCTAAGCACGGCGCGATCACGATGCCGGAGCCGTGGCTCGAGACTGAGTAATCAACTAGCTAATTGATTGAGTAGTTTTTCGGAGGCGCGATATGTCCGTTCAAAAGTTTGCACCGATGACGAAGAACTTCCCGACCTTCGATTGCGACGCGCACGTGACCGAGCCGCCATGGCTCTGGGAGCGCGCGAAGGACTGGCTGACCAAGGACGAGTACGACGCGCTCAAGGGCACGATCTGGTGGGATCCCGAAAGTGAGCAGTTAATAGTCAATGGCAAGGCCAACGCCGGTATCGGCTCGCAGCGGATCGGCGGCACGGCCGGCGTTGTCAATGTGTTGTCGCTCGCAGGCCCCGGCCTCAAGCACGACATCCAGCGCGCGCTCAACGTGCGCAATCTCAATCCCAAGACCGCGCTCACCAAGGAGCAGGCGGCTTATATCGATCACAAGGGATCGTACGAGCCCAAACCGCGCCTCAAGGACATGGATACGCAGGGTATCGACCAGGTCATGATCATCCCGACCGATATCGATACCTATCCGTGGCTGCTCGATGCCGTTGGCGCCAAGGCAATGTGCAAGGCCTACAACGATTGGGCGCACGAGTACTGCTCCGAGAATCCCGAGCGCCTTTACTTCGCCGCGATGCTCCCGATGCAGGATCCCAAGTTCGCCGAGATGGAAGTGTATCGCGTCGCGGCCAAGGGATGCCGCGTAGGCCTGGTGCGGCCGATCGATGCGATGGGCAACTTCCCGATTCAGCCGAAATACGATCGCGTGTGGAAGGCGATGGAAGACACGGGCGTCGTTTACGGGATGCATCCGTTCCCGGCGTTCGGCTCGCTCAAGCCGCCCGGCTACACCGAGCAGCATTCAGGCGCCGAGCTGATCTCGCTCACCGCGACCTCGTCGGGCTTGCCGCATTCGTTCCTGATCAACGTGCAGGACTTCCAGGCCGAAGCATCGTTGTGGGTCGTGATGGTGTTGATGTCGGGATTCTTCGATCGCTACCCGAAACTGCGCGCCGCCGTGTTCGAGGCGTCCTCGACCTGGCTCAGCTTTATCCTCGACGAATGCGACAAGCACTACAAATTGTATCGTAACGAGCGCAAGTTGCGGCCGCTGAAGCAGCTCCCGAGCGAGACCTTCTTCGAGCGCTGCGTGACGGGATTCGAGGGCGACGAAGCGCCGCCGTCGCGCCTGCCCGAGTTCTACGAGAACATCCTCGCGTGGTCGTCCGACGTTTATCATCACGACGGTGACGACGTGTGGCGCGCGATCGACACGATGCGCAAGTGCGAGCTGCCCGAGGCCTACCAGGCCAAGTTCCTCGGCGGCAACGCGCGCAAGCTCTACAAAATCGACGCGCCGCGGGAGTTCATCGCCGATCGCGTAACGGAGATCGAGCGCCCCGACTGGTGGCCAACCGAAGAAGAAGTAAAGCAATCACTTAAACCCGAAGCCTCGGTATTCAGGTTCCAGTGAGTATGTTCGGAACCGCAAGCGCGCTGAATAACCTCGCCCGCAAAGCGCGGGTGAGGGTGCGGCGCCCGCGTCAGCACAGGAAGTAGTTGATCATGCCCAACAAGCGCTTTGCAGTATTCGATGGCGACTCGCACGTGGTCGAGCCCGCCGAGCTATGGACCAAGTATCTCGATCCCGAGTTTCGCACGCTCGGCAAATCCGCCCTCTGGCGCGAAGATGGGCAGCACGGTTCCTATCTGAAAGTTAACGGCAAACCCTTCCGCGACACGATGAACTCCAACATCCCGCGTCACGCGATCTGGAAGCCCGGGATGCACCTCGAGGACGTCGGCGGCCTCGATCCCGAGGTTCATCATGCGGCAGTCGCTGGAGCCTCGAACGCCGAGGCTCGCCTGCGCGACATGGACGCGATGGGCATCGACCAGGCGCTGCTCTATCCGACCTGGTTCGCCGAGGGATTCCATCTCGTCGAGGATCCTGATGTCGCGTACGCGCTCGCGCGCGCATACAACGACTGGGTCGCGAACTTCTGCCAAGCCGCGCCGGAGAGGCTTTTTGCGGCCTCGATGGTTCCGCTGCAGAACATGGACTACGCAATCGAGGAGTTGCGCCGCACGGCGAAGATGCCGTGCTTCCGCGCCGCTTTCATCCGCCCGATGTTCCTTGAAGGCCACTACTTCACGCATCCGGTTTACGATCCGCTGTGGGCCGAGATCGAAAGCCTCGGCACTACGCTCGCGGTGCATCCGACGGCAGGATTCTGGAATCCCGAGTGGACCTCGCACGGACAATTTTTCGAGAAGGTGAAGGGCCGCCTGAATCATCGCGCCTTCAGCACCGCCGGCGGGGGTGGACCAACGGCAGGTGGCGGCGGCGACATCACATTTGGATTTACCGCCTCGCCACCGCTCGGCCATCCGATTGCGCAAATCCTGGCGCCCTGGCTCGACAATCACATGTTCGTCGCCTCGACGCTGATCGGCTTCACCGTGATGCAACGCTACCCGAACATGAAAGTAGTCGTCGCGCACGGCAAAGCCTCGTGGATGGAAGAGGTCCTGGAGAAGATGGAAGCCTCGACCCGAACGATTCCACTACTCCACTACTATCCAGTGCGCACCGACACCGAGGAGATGTGGGAGGAGGGCAAGATCATGCTCGGCTTCGACGCCGAGGAGCGCCTCATCCAGAAGCTGCCCGACGACTTCGCGCACAAAGTGGTCTGGGGTTCGCGGTACCCGCATCAGGATACGACCAGCGCCTACGATGCGATCGAAATGCTCACCACGGCGCGCGTCGAAGAGCCGCTCATGGCGAGAATGCTCGGCGGCAACGCGGCAGATCAGTTCGGCGTGAAGCTGAAAACAGCAGCGTAAGAAAAAAGAAAAATCTCACCACATAGGCACGAAGGCACTAAGTAGAAAAATTGCTTAGTGCCTTCGTGTTCCTGGTGGTAAGTCCTGCTCCTGGTAATGGATCCATAGCTCAATAAAGAAGTGGTCCGTTGCGAGAGCCTCTTTGCATGCGCATCCTTGCGGTGAGAAACGACCGAAGGGAGAGCATCATGAAGGCTCAGCGGCGAATCGTAAATCGCGTTTGTCCTTTCTGCGAGGCGACCTGCGGCGTCGCGATCGAAGTCGAAGGCGACCAGATCGTCGCCGTGCGCGGCGACAAGGAAGATCCGTTTTCGCGCGGGTTCATCTGCCCGAAGGCATACGGGCTCAAGGCGTTCCAGCAGGACCCCGATCGTCTGAAGCAGCCGATGCGGCGCACGGCCGGCGGATGGCAGCCGATCACGTGGGAGGCAGCCTTCGCGGAGATCGAAACGCGCCTTACCGCGATCCAACAGAAATACGGCCGCGATGCCGTCGGGATGTATTCCGGCAATCCTATCGTTCACGACCTCGCGTTGATGTACATGCCGGTGCTCGCGCGAGCGCTCGGGAGCAAGAGCCTCTTCAATGCGAGCGCGGTCGACACGCTGCCAAAGCAAGTGCAGACGGGGTTGATGTTCGGCGGGCCGTTTCCGGCGACAATTCCCGTTCCCGACATCGATCGCACCTCGTATCTGCTGATCGTCGGCGCCAATCCGGCGATCTCGCACGGCAGCCTGATGACGATGCCCGACGCGCCCGGCCGTCTGAAGGGCGTGGTTGAGCGGGGCGGTAAACTCGTTGTCATCGACCCGCGGCGCACCGAGACTGCGAGGCTCGCAAGCGAGCATCATTTCATTCGGCCCGGCGCCGACGCGGCGTTCCTGCTCGCGATGGTGCATACGTTGTTCGACGAAAATCTGGTGAGGCTTGGTGCGGCTGAGGACCTCATCAATGGATTGGAAGAGGTGAAGGTTAGTGTCCGCGCATTCGCTCCTGAAGCAGTCGCGGGCTTCTGCGGAATGGATGCGGCCACGATTCGGCGGCTCGCGCGCGAGTTCGCCGCGGCACCCTCGGCGGCATGCTACGGACGCCTCGGCACCTGCGTGCAGGAGTTCGGCACGCTCTCATGCTGGGGCATCGAGCTCATGAATATCCTGGCCGGCAATCTTGATCGCCCGGGCGGCGTGATGTTCACGACGCCGGCGGCGCCTATTAACTCATTGTCACGGAGCAAGCCGTTTACGTTTGCGCGGTTCAGGAGCAGGGTCAGCGGCCAGCCCGAAGTCGAGGGACGAATCCCGTCGTCCACGATGGCCGAGGAGATGCTGACGCCCGGCGATGGGCAAGTGCGCGCGATGATCCTGCTAATGACGAATCCGCTGCGCAGCGCGGCCAATTCCGAGCAGCTCGAACGCGCGTTCAAAGGCCTCGAGTTCGTCGTTGCTGTCGACTTTTATATCAACGAGACGACGCGCTACGCCGATATCATCCTGCCGACTCCGACCAATGCCGAAGCGTCGTGCTACGAGTTCGGTCTCTACCACCTGTCGGTGCGAAATGTTGCGAAGTGGTCTTCGATGGCGGTGCCGCCTAAGGCCGGTTCGCCGAGCACATGGGAAGTGATCCTGAGGCTGGGCGCGATTGCGATGGGGATCGGAAAACAATCGACGCGAGCAATCGACGACGTGGTGTTTAGTCAGATCGCCGGAACGTCGGTCGGATGCAATAGCAAGTGGGAGAATCTGACTACTGAGGAAGTGATCGCGAACCTGAAGGATTTGATCGGTCCCGAGCGGCTGGTGGACATGCTCGTGCGCATCGGGCCCTATGGCGACGGCTTCGGCCGCCGTCCCGATGGATTGACGCTCGCGAAGATCAAGGAATCCGAACATGGAATCGATCTGGGTCCGCTCGAGCCGCGGCTGCGCGAATTGCTGAACACCAGGAGCGGCAAGATCGAGCTCGCGCCGCGCGAGATGCTCGATGACTTGCCGCGCCTGCGCGCGCATATGACGACAGGCCGCGACGGCATGATTCTCATTGGGCGCCGCGACCTGCGCTGGAGCAACTCGTTTATGCACAATCTGCCGGCGCTCGTGAAAGGCCGCGATCGATGCGTGTTACAAATCTCGCCGAGCGACGCCGGCCGTTTCGGCCTCGGCGAGGGCGACTCGGCGCGTATCACGAGCAGAGTCGGCAGCGTCGTCGCACCGATCGAAATCACAACCGACCTGATGCCGGGTGTCGTCAGTCTGCCCCACGGCTGGGGTCACGACGCCGAAGGCTCTCAACTCCAAGTCGCGAAGGCGCACGCTGGGGTGAACACCAACGTCCTCACCGACGATCGCGCCTACGATGTCCTGAGCGGCACCGCCGTACTGTTCGGCACTCCGGTTCGCATCGAACCAGAGCTAGGATCAGGTAAGTAAAACAAAGATCATCATGAAGGCACTAAAGTACAGACACCAAGGGTACTAAGAAGAAATTTTCTTCCTTGGTGCCCTTCGTGTCTTTGTGGTTATTTTTTTCTGATTGCTCAGTCGAACATGAGCACCGTTCTTGCGACCTCGCCCGCTTTCATTGATTTGAAGGCGTCGTTTACGTCTTCGAGCTTGCCGCGCTTGCTTACCATGTCGTCGAGGTTGAGGCGGCCCTGCATGTAGAAATCGATGTAGCGCGGCATGTCGATTCGGAAGCGATTGCTTCCCATCATCGTACCTTGGAGGCGCCGCTCGGTCAGGAGCTTGGGTCCGTCGATTTCGACCTTCTGCCCGACCGGGATCATGCCGATGATCGTCGCCGTGCCTCCCGCCTTGATCGCATCGAAGCACTGTTCGGCGAGCTTTTTGAGTCCAACTGCCTCGAATGAGTAATCGACACCGCCTCCGCCAGTCAGCTTCTTGATGGAATCGACGGCGTCGCTCGTCGATGCGTCGACGGTGTGCGTCGCACCGAAGCGCTTCGCCATCGCAAGTTTGTTCTCGAACTGATCGACCGCGATGATCATCCGCGCGCCCGCGATGCGCGCGCCCTGGATCGCCGAGATGCCGACGCCGCCGCATCCGAAGACCGCGACCGTCGAGCCCGGTTCGATCTTCGCCGTGTTGAGCACGGCGCCAACGCCCGTCGTGACGCCGCATCCGATTAGCGCGGCGCGATCGAGCGCGATCTCGTTGGTGATTTTCACCAGCGCGTTTTCGTGAAGCAGCATCTTCTCAGCGTATGTCGAGAGGTCGGCGAACTGGATCAGCTTCTGACCATTTTGTGTGAGCCGCGGCTTGTCGGTCTTGGCGCGCTGCGTCGCCTGCCGATTAGCGCATCGATGCGGGTGACCCGACATGCACTCTTCGCAGTAGCCGCAAAAGACCGAGGTGCAGGCGATCACGTGGTCGCCGGGCTTGAGATAAGTGACGGCCTTGCCGACCTTCTCGACGATGCCGGCCGCCTCGTGGCCGAGCACAGCGGCGCCGGGCAGGGGATAGAGTCCTTCGACAAAATGCAGGTCGCTGTGGCATACGCCGCTCGCCGCGGTTTTTACCAGGACTTCGTGATCCTGCGGCTCGTCGATATCGATCTGTTCAATTTTGAGTGGTTGATTCGGTCCGTGAAACACCGCGGCTTTGATTTTCATGTTTGCCTCCGAGCTCGGTCGATCGTTTGGGAGAATTTCTTGCTTTGATAACTATTTGTGAATGCGCCGTTAGCTACGTGAAGGCAGTCGCACTTTAGCAGTCGCGAGCACCGACAATTCGCCGTCCTGATTCTCCGCGCGCTGCGCGATTTCCGCGTAGTGCTCGTTGCCCTCGGCGAAAACGCGCTTCACTTCGCCATCGATATAAAGCGTGTCGCCGACAGGATTGTGCCGGCGAATCTCGACGCGCAGATGACGCAGGAAGCCCTTGTCGCCCATCCAGTTGGTGATCTGATGCGACATCCAGGAGCATCGCTCGGGACCGTAATCGTATGCCGCCGGAGTTCCGACCAGCGCCGCCAGATCGTCGTCCCAATGCACGCGCTCGGGCACATCGGGATAGCCGAACTTGTTCGCGATGCCGAGGCCGGGATGCTTCTGCAATTGCTTCCACGCGAGCTTGTTGGCGCGGATGTAAAGCCCGCCCCATCCCTGCGCGAATGCGATGAAGCCCGTCACCGTCATCGGACCTTTGACGATTCGCTGCAACTTGTCGCTGGGCGTCACGTCCTCGATATAGCGCGGAGTCGCGCCGCGGATTGCCTCGGCTTGGTAGATTTCGAAAATCTTCGCGAGGTCGTCGCGCGTGTACTGGATTGGCGCCCTGCGCTTCACCTCGTCGTACTTGGTGCCACGCTCGCGCGCCGTGTCGCGCTCGGTGCGAAAGCACCAGCTATCGCCCTCAGCGACTTTTTCGCCGCGCTGATTGATAAACTCGCAGCGGTAGATCTGTTGGATGGCGCGCCCCGCGAAGCGCGTCTCGTGCTCGACGAGCTCGTTGAGCCACACCTTGGTCGTGAACTCATCGCCGTGGAGCATCGGCTTGTGCCACTCGACGTCGATCCCGGCGAACATTGCATGCACGCCGGGCAGACCCGCGACGTATCCACTGAACGATCGGTTAAGCGGAAAGATAAACGATGGCGGCGCGACGAGCCGGCCGTATGCGGTCGCTTTCGCGTACGCCGGATCGCACCAGAGCGGGTTGTCGTCGCCGATCCCGTGCGCCCAGTGGCGGATATTGTCGCGCGTCGCTTCGTAGCACCAGGGCTCGAGCGAATCGGCAACCGGCACTCCGATCAGCTTGCGCAGATCGGCAAGGCTCTTGTCGCTGATAAGCGAAAAACGCTGCGCTGCTTGAGGCATCTGTACTCCCGCCGCCCCCACAGCATCGGTACAAAGCATCAAGGTCAATTGTCAACCGAGTGAGCGCCTCCGTTACGAGCAGATTAATTGCGCGCTTGCCGGATATCGATGGTGGACACAGGTTCGAGACATCGGCTAACTGGAAATTCGGTTGCGCGCCGGGCGCGCCGCCTATATCGCTACGTGTCGAGGACGGGAATAGATGGGGCCTACTGGAAAGTGCATTTTTCTCACCAAGGGCGTCGGGAAGCATCGCGAGAAACTCACGTCGTTCGAATTGGCGCTGCGCGACGCTCGTATCGCGGAGTTCAATATCGTTCGCGTGAGCTCGATCTTCCCGCCGGGATGCAAGGTCATCTCGGTGCAGGAAGGACTCAAGACATTGACTCCTGGTCAGATCGTTTACGCGGTGATGTACGACAACTCGACCAACGAGCCCCATCGCCTGGTCGCTTCTTCAGTCGGCCTTGCGATTCCCGCCGATCCTAAGCAGTACGGCTATCTCTCCGAGCACAAGAGCTTCGGCGAAACGGATGAGAAGGCGGGCGACTATGCCGAGGATCTGGCGGCGACGATGCTCGCGACGGCGCTCGGCGTCGATTTCGATCCGGACGTGAGCTACGACGAGCGCAAGGACGTGTGGAAGC
Encoded here:
- a CDS encoding aldo/keto reductase, yielding MELRPFGRTGIQISAIGFGCWEIGGGYGSIEETEFIKAVNRALDLGMNCFDTAEAYGFGASETSLAKALGSRRKEAVITTKFGVGYPDKPNYRDSSRQRVMESIEKSLKALNTDHVDVYLIHWPDRVTSFEEPMRALEDLVKQGKARAVGLSNFKLSEIEACMKVRRVDVVQYCWNMFDRRMQKEIFPYCRENGIGVMAYGSLAYGMLTGTLTEESAFDKGDWRSRRGQLGNLNLFQHLFGPEHFLKNLRSVEDLKPIAKRYNKTLPQLALRWTLSNPVISTALVGCRNPREVDDNVGALGWTISDADMKEIDAIFAKHGAITMPEPWLETE
- a CDS encoding amidohydrolase family protein, with product MSVQKFAPMTKNFPTFDCDAHVTEPPWLWERAKDWLTKDEYDALKGTIWWDPESEQLIVNGKANAGIGSQRIGGTAGVVNVLSLAGPGLKHDIQRALNVRNLNPKTALTKEQAAYIDHKGSYEPKPRLKDMDTQGIDQVMIIPTDIDTYPWLLDAVGAKAMCKAYNDWAHEYCSENPERLYFAAMLPMQDPKFAEMEVYRVAAKGCRVGLVRPIDAMGNFPIQPKYDRVWKAMEDTGVVYGMHPFPAFGSLKPPGYTEQHSGAELISLTATSSGLPHSFLINVQDFQAEASLWVVMVLMSGFFDRYPKLRAAVFEASSTWLSFILDECDKHYKLYRNERKLRPLKQLPSETFFERCVTGFEGDEAPPSRLPEFYENILAWSSDVYHHDGDDVWRAIDTMRKCELPEAYQAKFLGGNARKLYKIDAPREFIADRVTEIERPDWWPTEEEVKQSLKPEASVFRFQ
- a CDS encoding amidohydrolase family protein, whose protein sequence is MPNKRFAVFDGDSHVVEPAELWTKYLDPEFRTLGKSALWREDGQHGSYLKVNGKPFRDTMNSNIPRHAIWKPGMHLEDVGGLDPEVHHAAVAGASNAEARLRDMDAMGIDQALLYPTWFAEGFHLVEDPDVAYALARAYNDWVANFCQAAPERLFAASMVPLQNMDYAIEELRRTAKMPCFRAAFIRPMFLEGHYFTHPVYDPLWAEIESLGTTLAVHPTAGFWNPEWTSHGQFFEKVKGRLNHRAFSTAGGGGPTAGGGGDITFGFTASPPLGHPIAQILAPWLDNHMFVASTLIGFTVMQRYPNMKVVVAHGKASWMEEVLEKMEASTRTIPLLHYYPVRTDTEEMWEEGKIMLGFDAEERLIQKLPDDFAHKVVWGSRYPHQDTTSAYDAIEMLTTARVEEPLMARMLGGNAADQFGVKLKTAA
- a CDS encoding molybdopterin-dependent oxidoreductase → MKAQRRIVNRVCPFCEATCGVAIEVEGDQIVAVRGDKEDPFSRGFICPKAYGLKAFQQDPDRLKQPMRRTAGGWQPITWEAAFAEIETRLTAIQQKYGRDAVGMYSGNPIVHDLALMYMPVLARALGSKSLFNASAVDTLPKQVQTGLMFGGPFPATIPVPDIDRTSYLLIVGANPAISHGSLMTMPDAPGRLKGVVERGGKLVVIDPRRTETARLASEHHFIRPGADAAFLLAMVHTLFDENLVRLGAAEDLINGLEEVKVSVRAFAPEAVAGFCGMDAATIRRLAREFAAAPSAACYGRLGTCVQEFGTLSCWGIELMNILAGNLDRPGGVMFTTPAAPINSLSRSKPFTFARFRSRVSGQPEVEGRIPSSTMAEEMLTPGDGQVRAMILLMTNPLRSAANSEQLERAFKGLEFVVAVDFYINETTRYADIILPTPTNAEASCYEFGLYHLSVRNVAKWSSMAVPPKAGSPSTWEVILRLGAIAMGIGKQSTRAIDDVVFSQIAGTSVGCNSKWENLTTEEVIANLKDLIGPERLVDMLVRIGPYGDGFGRRPDGLTLAKIKESEHGIDLGPLEPRLRELLNTRSGKIELAPREMLDDLPRLRAHMTTGRDGMILIGRRDLRWSNSFMHNLPALVKGRDRCVLQISPSDAGRFGLGEGDSARITSRVGSVVAPIEITTDLMPGVVSLPHGWGHDAEGSQLQVAKAHAGVNTNVLTDDRAYDVLSGTAVLFGTPVRIEPELGSGK
- a CDS encoding Zn-dependent alcohol dehydrogenase, translating into MKIKAAVFHGPNQPLKIEQIDIDEPQDHEVLVKTAASGVCHSDLHFVEGLYPLPGAAVLGHEAAGIVEKVGKAVTYLKPGDHVIACTSVFCGYCEECMSGHPHRCANRQATQRAKTDKPRLTQNGQKLIQFADLSTYAEKMLLHENALVKITNEIALDRAALIGCGVTTGVGAVLNTAKIEPGSTVAVFGCGGVGISAIQGARIAGARMIIAVDQFENKLAMAKRFGATHTVDASTSDAVDSIKKLTGGGGVDYSFEAVGLKKLAEQCFDAIKAGGTATIIGMIPVGQKVEIDGPKLLTERRLQGTMMGSNRFRIDMPRYIDFYMQGRLNLDDMVSKRGKLEDVNDAFKSMKAGEVARTVLMFD
- a CDS encoding MaoC family dehydratase N-terminal domain-containing protein translates to MPQAAQRFSLISDKSLADLRKLIGVPVADSLEPWCYEATRDNIRHWAHGIGDDNPLWCDPAYAKATAYGRLVAPPSFIFPLNRSFSGYVAGLPGVHAMFAGIDVEWHKPMLHGDEFTTKVWLNELVEHETRFAGRAIQQIYRCEFINQRGEKVAEGDSWCFRTERDTARERGTKYDEVKRRAPIQYTRDDLAKIFEIYQAEAIRGATPRYIEDVTPSDKLQRIVKGPMTVTGFIAFAQGWGGLYIRANKLAWKQLQKHPGLGIANKFGYPDVPERVHWDDDLAALVGTPAAYDYGPERCSWMSHQITNWMGDKGFLRHLRVEIRRHNPVGDTLYIDGEVKRVFAEGNEHYAEIAQRAENQDGELSVLATAKVRLPSRS
- a CDS encoding arginine decarboxylase, pyruvoyl-dependent; the encoded protein is MGPTGKCIFLTKGVGKHREKLTSFELALRDARIAEFNIVRVSSIFPPGCKVISVQEGLKTLTPGQIVYAVMYDNSTNEPHRLVASSVGLAIPADPKQYGYLSEHKSFGETDEKAGDYAEDLAATMLATALGVDFDPDVSYDERKDVWKLSDKIVTTRNITQSAVGDRDGLWTTVVTAAVFCDLPEKQQPQSQS